The Neochlamydia sp. S13 genome has a segment encoding these proteins:
- a CDS encoding ankyrin repeat domain-containing protein: MEAPLQSKPFYVTPEGKEFSQPHVKLNTKKDKKWVYKPHADYRFGDSHLFYACRSNQKEATLFFLKKMTNWVLSSPPVNIDNESIIHLACHNGDVDILRSMLEHCRGSPGINKKNAMGRTPLAILVEKANRLGVMTLLVHAIRTWKFDPTETYDPLTIAINIGRDDIAGLFIAYEKKWQHKSFKRHLIEQPNLQKLWDHPDTDRWACLFNSLTSMMTRIQTVIGMHDIKGIKAVISLDYDFKYAGSVPYLLKIALDYKDSSMLRVLIELGLEKAKFKKETFMLHAAANWCDYELIQHISQKYAEKGDLQKVLQTYDSRGETPLYKLCNELAKEVSLSAAAEETLKFFLDSGSFICSASTTDSLPKVVLEGKNYDLRRFFRKNAGKDKDEFSKISSDDLYKIKREEILKMDSVAHIEKEGITQLLKEALKLKDQDFVSHLVLIGAKPDQECFLIAIDHQLFSVADALLNNRYEVVPLPGSLPKLGKEGNFFIKHWLEKIVDASLRLKEAEFQELGIEEAIKEASSMLTIPQKIMYAVRYQSSSVLANLLKTSPRALTTLSSLQLQEVWSVACSRSVEAVQVLIKEGFDHTLKDEEDNSGLHLAAKALNVEVLKYFIQQQMDVNALNKSGLAPLQLVQEKACDPDEIISCIQVLLQAEAQGLSSDQLELIWNRAKSLKDEAYLLELFQKMPNMVIWHCFGSGGCDTLHWLLSKSKAPITFTAEEADQLLKFAYYNDDCLRIIHEQKWVDLNRMDASKNTIFHKAAERQALEVMKYLSSRRISNINVINANQLAAIDILVKGEATSKLCDTILHLIEQGAIVQKPATIQAIWKSFILKHPSQLYKLCERKILAPLTEEGHTPIHFATQYAGPEILRELIGYQCWPVDHPDEYGNTALDLIFLQNWFRIEQDTFEKIFLLLKAGAAVKQAKSHGGWPLLAIFDKLWTDSFNEASARCSWQNNWAANVNSSSSLQDRLKSFWEDRKGMIDTFIRFYASNKGNIQALLHYMDNQHWEENVWYCISGGYTKQNVPYVGTVEKFLPSMGGMTHRKHSIKHTLPKIYKDLKKMV, translated from the coding sequence ATGGAAGCTCCTCTTCAATCAAAACCTTTTTATGTGACACCTGAGGGAAAAGAATTTAGCCAGCCTCACGTAAAGCTTAATACTAAAAAAGACAAAAAATGGGTTTACAAGCCTCATGCTGATTATCGTTTTGGCGATTCGCATTTATTTTATGCCTGTCGATCCAATCAAAAAGAAGCCACTTTATTCTTCCTAAAAAAGATGACGAATTGGGTTTTGTCTAGTCCTCCCGTCAATATAGACAATGAGTCCATTATTCACCTAGCTTGTCACAATGGAGATGTAGACATCTTGCGTAGCATGCTTGAGCATTGCCGCGGATCACCAGGAATAAATAAAAAAAATGCTATGGGAAGAACTCCTTTAGCCATTTTAGTAGAAAAAGCTAATCGTTTAGGAGTTATGACTTTGCTTGTGCATGCCATTCGTACCTGGAAGTTTGATCCTACAGAAACGTATGATCCTTTAACAATAGCGATTAATATAGGTAGAGATGATATTGCGGGGCTATTTATCGCCTATGAAAAAAAGTGGCAACATAAATCTTTTAAACGGCATTTAATAGAGCAGCCAAACTTACAAAAATTATGGGATCATCCAGACACAGATCGCTGGGCATGTCTATTTAATAGCCTTACTTCGATGATGACACGTATTCAAACTGTAATAGGAATGCATGACATTAAAGGCATAAAAGCTGTTATATCGCTTGATTATGATTTTAAATACGCCGGGTCCGTTCCTTATCTTTTAAAAATAGCTCTCGATTATAAAGATTCATCTATGCTCCGCGTTCTAATTGAGCTGGGATTAGAAAAAGCTAAATTTAAGAAAGAAACTTTTATGCTTCATGCTGCTGCTAACTGGTGTGATTATGAGCTAATTCAGCACATTAGCCAAAAATATGCAGAGAAGGGAGATCTACAGAAAGTTTTACAGACATATGATAGTAGGGGAGAGACACCTTTATATAAACTATGCAACGAACTGGCTAAAGAAGTTAGTTTATCCGCAGCTGCAGAAGAGACTCTTAAATTTTTTTTAGATAGTGGAAGCTTTATATGCTCAGCCTCTACAACAGATTCGCTGCCCAAAGTTGTTTTAGAAGGTAAAAACTATGATTTAAGAAGATTCTTTAGAAAAAATGCTGGCAAAGATAAAGATGAGTTTTCAAAAATTTCTTCGGATGATCTTTATAAGATTAAAAGAGAAGAAATTTTAAAGATGGATTCTGTTGCCCACATAGAGAAAGAAGGGATTACTCAACTGCTTAAGGAAGCTTTAAAATTAAAAGACCAGGACTTTGTAAGCCATCTAGTTTTAATAGGAGCAAAACCTGACCAAGAATGTTTCCTCATCGCTATTGATCATCAGCTTTTTTCAGTGGCTGATGCACTTTTAAATAATCGATACGAGGTTGTTCCTTTACCTGGTAGCCTCCCTAAGTTAGGCAAGGAGGGAAACTTTTTCATTAAACATTGGCTAGAAAAGATAGTGGATGCTAGCCTGCGATTAAAAGAAGCTGAGTTTCAAGAGCTTGGGATTGAAGAAGCTATTAAAGAAGCTTCTTCCATGCTCACTATTCCTCAAAAAATTATGTATGCCGTGCGCTATCAATCTTCTTCAGTGCTAGCCAATTTATTAAAAACCTCTCCTCGTGCACTTACCACCCTTTCATCTTTACAATTACAAGAGGTATGGAGCGTTGCCTGTAGCCGCTCAGTAGAGGCGGTCCAAGTTTTAATAAAAGAAGGATTTGATCATACATTAAAGGATGAAGAAGATAATAGTGGCTTGCATCTGGCTGCCAAAGCTCTTAATGTTGAGGTTTTAAAGTATTTTATCCAACAACAAATGGATGTCAATGCTCTTAATAAAAGCGGCCTGGCCCCCTTACAGCTGGTACAGGAAAAAGCTTGTGATCCAGATGAAATTATTTCTTGTATTCAAGTGCTTCTGCAAGCAGAAGCACAAGGCCTTTCATCAGATCAGCTTGAACTAATCTGGAATAGAGCTAAAAGTTTAAAAGATGAAGCCTATCTCCTTGAATTATTCCAAAAAATGCCTAATATGGTGATTTGGCATTGTTTTGGATCGGGGGGTTGTGACACCCTTCATTGGCTTTTATCAAAGAGTAAGGCCCCTATCACCTTTACAGCTGAGGAAGCTGATCAATTATTAAAATTTGCTTATTACAATGACGATTGCTTGCGAATTATCCATGAGCAAAAATGGGTGGACTTGAATAGGATGGATGCTTCAAAAAATACAATCTTTCATAAGGCTGCTGAGCGTCAAGCTTTAGAGGTAATGAAGTATTTGTCCTCTCGGAGAATAAGTAATATTAATGTAATAAATGCTAACCAACTAGCAGCAATAGACATCTTAGTTAAAGGAGAAGCTACTTCTAAGCTATGTGACACTATTCTTCATTTGATTGAACAGGGAGCAATCGTACAAAAGCCGGCGACTATACAAGCAATATGGAAAAGTTTTATCTTAAAACACCCTTCCCAGCTTTACAAATTATGTGAGAGAAAAATCTTGGCACCTCTTACCGAAGAGGGGCATACTCCTATTCACTTTGCTACGCAATATGCAGGACCTGAAATTCTTCGCGAGCTTATCGGTTATCAATGTTGGCCTGTTGATCATCCAGATGAGTATGGCAACACGGCTCTAGATTTAATATTTCTTCAAAATTGGTTCCGAATAGAACAGGATACTTTTGAAAAGATTTTTCTTTTACTCAAAGCTGGTGCCGCCGTAAAGCAGGCAAAATCTCATGGCGGATGGCCTCTTCTTGCTATTTTTGATAAATTATGGACCGATAGTTTTAATGAGGCTAGCGCAAGGTGCTCATGGCAAAATAATTGGGCCGCAAATGTAAATAGTTCTTCTAGCTTGCAAGATCGTTTAAAAAGCTTTTGGGAAGATAGAAAAGGAATGATTGACACATTTATTAGGTTTTATGCAAGTAATAAGGGAAATATTCAAGCTCTTTTGCATTATATGGATAACCAACATTGGGAAGAAAATGTGTGGTATTGCATTTCTGGAGGATATACAAAGCAAAATGTACCTTATGTAGGCACAGTGGAAAAATTTCTTCCTTCTATGGGAGGCATGACCCATCGTAAACATTCTATTAAACATACCTTACCTAAAATTTACAAGGACTTAAAGAAGATGGTCTAA
- a CDS encoding type III secretion system chaperone codes for MVDLKQFCSQLSKDLGLNEDLLQEEAPGIFSLPIEEEVSIKLGTLAEGFSLQCILCECPKENPEAFLAEIMDANLFGQTTRNCVLGLTEDGNRLTLSRIIDYNLDYKSFNEFLQDFYNVALFWREQALHH; via the coding sequence ATGGTCGATCTCAAACAATTCTGTAGTCAGCTTTCAAAAGATCTAGGTCTTAATGAAGATTTACTTCAAGAAGAAGCACCAGGGATTTTTAGTCTGCCTATCGAGGAAGAAGTTTCTATTAAGCTAGGGACACTAGCCGAAGGCTTCTCTTTGCAATGCATTTTATGTGAGTGCCCTAAAGAAAATCCTGAAGCCTTTTTGGCTGAAATAATGGATGCAAACTTGTTCGGACAAACAACTAGAAATTGTGTATTAGGCCTAACAGAGGATGGAAATCGATTGACGCTATCGCGTATAATTGATTATAATCTTGATTATAAGAGCTTTAATGAATTTCTTCAAGATTTTTACAATGTAGCTCTATTCTGGCGCGAACAAGCGCTTCACCATTAA
- a CDS encoding DUF5398 family protein translates to MFGLEKQKKKKGEEFTFELEKELKTFNSHQDYKKKVEERIQDIRSLLRKGENKDEFDKLGVLLHGYTSLLKVMSRLSPK, encoded by the coding sequence ATGTTTGGTCTTGAGAAGCAGAAAAAGAAAAAAGGCGAAGAGTTTACTTTTGAGCTAGAAAAAGAATTAAAAACTTTTAATAGCCATCAAGATTATAAAAAGAAAGTTGAAGAGAGAATACAAGATATTAGAAGTTTATTAAGAAAAGGTGAAAATAAAGACGAATTTGATAAATTGGGAGTACTTTTGCACGGGTACACCTCTTTATTAAAGGTTATGTCCAGACTCTCGCCTAAGTGA
- a CDS encoding DUF5407 family protein, translating to MSSNSNQSFPSAPTSYSGANRQSGFEVQSLIGIINNAVSSAKAKLLQIQNNRSSISIGDMFEMQMLMNHLSQLSEMTTDIVSASNTAISSMARNIKS from the coding sequence ATGTCTTCAAATAGTAATCAATCATTTCCTTCAGCTCCTACTAGCTATAGCGGAGCTAATCGCCAGTCGGGATTTGAGGTACAATCGCTTATTGGTATCATTAACAATGCGGTATCTAGCGCTAAAGCTAAACTACTGCAAATTCAAAATAATAGAAGTTCTATTAGTATTGGAGATATGTTTGAAATGCAAATGCTGATGAATCACCTTTCTCAGTTATCAGAAATGACTACTGATATTGTAAGTGCCTCTAATACGGCGATTTCATCAATGGCACGTAATATTAAATCATAA
- the sctD gene encoding type III secretion system inner membrane ring subunit SctD — MVAKLVAEEGVQKGLVLSLDEGNEWVIGRDPDACQLLIEDPSASRKHLLCRQTPEGIVIQALSLTHPVYVNEQPIQESWLLHHGDRVQIGEGLYRFYAEGDTQWIDEEKKTLLNGHEEINDSALENLSENAESEKALPTLEDEHSSQLFASQSPLSEAKEAEAEENLPSSAREHEQPLGKEDEQSAKDPAAFASTPFNEEEDFFAPLEENKEKASEQEKKFSEEEEPSKDQSAEDKDKTALPLADDKDASPQELESDDEFLGVPPEQEGEQEGMSDSLAERQGALDTPNTSKEDEKQIMNDSPASQLFQEASHSEDQQNEEDISIFEEPLETANYPEIHFDLAETGRWLIKVVGGPNHGAEFTLQPSCTYIIGTDPNSCDIVFHDTSVSRQHAKITVTEEDTISLEDLGSRNGTFVDGKPLTGRESVPTNTLILMGTSSFVVYDREGEMQTIIAPLLPSIVKTLKEDPQELPPPPASETEAAVEEVPAAAPPVIAPPPNKVYPHEALGAFILIAIITGLFVVIGIGTATLFKSKPVVSQQVINPERDLTEALSAFPHVKYSFNRNTGRLLLVGHVLSGSDKTQLLYNLQGLPYLRSIDDSGVIIDEGVWREINQILSQNSNWKGISIHSPTPGHFVISGYLKSRKQAEQLWDYIASNFPYLDLLEKRVIVEEDAVSAISALLQNQGFKDVSSQMNEGEVILSGHIPAGKMNDYSQTLINIKEIPGVRTIKNFVAELAPEQSMINITDRYEITGVSHQGDVNTNVVINGRILTRGDVLDGMTIISIKPTAVFLEKEGVKYRIEYNR; from the coding sequence ATGGTCGCTAAATTAGTTGCAGAAGAGGGTGTGCAAAAAGGTCTTGTACTCTCCTTAGATGAAGGAAACGAATGGGTAATAGGTCGTGATCCAGACGCTTGCCAGCTGCTTATTGAAGATCCTTCTGCTTCACGTAAACATCTACTCTGTCGCCAAACTCCCGAAGGGATTGTAATTCAAGCTTTAAGCCTTACCCATCCCGTGTATGTTAACGAGCAACCTATCCAAGAGTCCTGGCTACTACACCATGGAGATAGGGTTCAAATAGGAGAGGGGCTTTATCGTTTTTATGCAGAAGGCGACACTCAATGGATCGATGAAGAAAAAAAGACTCTTCTTAACGGGCATGAAGAAATAAATGATTCCGCCCTAGAAAACCTTTCTGAAAATGCAGAGAGTGAAAAAGCTTTGCCTACATTAGAGGACGAACACTCTTCTCAGCTTTTTGCATCTCAGTCTCCACTCAGTGAAGCCAAAGAGGCAGAAGCAGAAGAAAATCTTCCATCCTCCGCACGGGAGCACGAACAGCCACTAGGTAAAGAAGATGAGCAGTCCGCGAAGGATCCTGCAGCTTTTGCTTCTACTCCCTTTAATGAAGAAGAAGACTTTTTCGCTCCTTTAGAGGAAAATAAAGAAAAAGCTTCTGAGCAGGAAAAAAAATTCTCAGAGGAAGAGGAGCCTTCTAAAGATCAATCAGCTGAAGACAAAGATAAAACCGCGTTACCGCTTGCTGATGATAAGGATGCTTCTCCACAAGAATTGGAAAGTGATGATGAGTTCTTAGGAGTCCCGCCGGAACAAGAAGGAGAGCAAGAAGGAATGAGTGACTCTTTGGCAGAAAGGCAAGGTGCTTTGGATACACCTAACACTTCTAAGGAAGATGAAAAACAGATAATGAATGATTCCCCGGCCTCACAGCTATTCCAAGAAGCCAGCCACTCTGAAGACCAGCAGAATGAGGAGGATATTTCTATTTTTGAAGAGCCTCTAGAAACGGCTAATTATCCTGAAATTCACTTTGATTTAGCTGAAACAGGCCGTTGGCTGATTAAAGTGGTAGGAGGTCCTAATCATGGAGCCGAGTTTACCCTACAACCTTCTTGTACTTACATCATTGGAACTGATCCTAATAGTTGCGACATAGTTTTCCATGATACGAGTGTTTCACGCCAACATGCTAAAATTACAGTAACGGAAGAAGATACGATAAGTTTAGAAGACTTAGGAAGTCGCAATGGAACGTTTGTAGATGGAAAGCCTTTAACAGGTAGAGAATCTGTTCCTACCAATACTTTAATTCTTATGGGTACCTCCTCTTTTGTGGTTTACGACCGGGAAGGTGAAATGCAAACAATTATTGCTCCTTTACTCCCTTCAATAGTTAAAACTCTAAAAGAAGATCCTCAAGAATTGCCTCCCCCCCCTGCGAGTGAAACTGAAGCAGCTGTCGAAGAAGTTCCAGCGGCAGCACCTCCTGTAATCGCTCCCCCCCCTAACAAGGTATACCCCCATGAAGCTTTAGGAGCTTTTATTTTAATCGCTATCATTACAGGCTTATTTGTTGTCATTGGAATTGGCACAGCAACTTTATTTAAGAGTAAACCTGTGGTCTCCCAACAAGTTATTAATCCTGAACGTGACCTTACAGAAGCCTTATCGGCTTTCCCGCATGTCAAATACTCTTTTAATCGTAATACAGGACGTCTACTTCTTGTGGGCCACGTTTTATCTGGATCAGATAAAACACAACTTTTATATAACCTCCAAGGCCTTCCCTATCTACGTAGCATTGATGACAGTGGTGTGATTATTGATGAAGGGGTTTGGAGAGAAATTAACCAAATACTTTCACAAAACTCTAATTGGAAAGGCATTTCCATTCATTCACCTACCCCTGGTCATTTTGTCATCTCCGGCTACCTAAAATCTAGAAAGCAAGCCGAGCAGCTGTGGGATTATATTGCCTCTAATTTCCCCTACCTTGATCTGTTGGAAAAGCGCGTGATCGTTGAAGAAGATGCCGTTTCTGCGATAAGTGCGCTTTTACAAAACCAAGGTTTTAAAGATGTATCCTCTCAAATGAATGAAGGAGAGGTTATTCTTTCAGGCCATATTCCCGCCGGAAAAATGAATGATTACAGCCAAACCCTCATTAATATTAAAGAAATTCCAGGTGTACGCACGATTAAAAATTTTGTTGCCGAGCTAGCACCTGAGCAATCGATGATCAATATCACCGATAGATATGAAATTACAGGCGTCTCGCACCAAGGTGATGTGAACACCAATGTGGTAATTAATGGCCGCATACTTACGCGAGGAGATGTTTTGGATGGAATGACAATAATAAGTATTAAGCCTACCGCTGTTTTCTTAGAAAAAGAAGGGGTCAAGTATCGTATTGAGTATAATCGCTAA
- a CDS encoding M48 family metallopeptidase has product MTKEMVEDFKEDFSLFIEAGFIAVKQLDEISASRIFQAAQTLNPESTAPQIGLGYIALNKLEVKQATKIFEEVVQKEPENYLAQTFLGISFLLTKPKRKKGEKLIQEAMDKSNDPTVKNLGFLSLQWAQKDLNDLKSHFFNHEKGEVKK; this is encoded by the coding sequence ATGACAAAAGAAATGGTTGAGGATTTCAAAGAAGATTTTTCTCTCTTCATTGAAGCAGGCTTTATAGCAGTGAAACAGCTTGATGAGATAAGTGCTTCACGTATCTTCCAAGCTGCACAAACCCTCAATCCTGAAAGCACCGCCCCTCAAATTGGCCTAGGCTATATAGCTCTTAATAAATTGGAAGTTAAGCAAGCTACAAAAATTTTTGAGGAAGTGGTTCAAAAAGAGCCCGAAAATTATTTAGCACAGACTTTTTTGGGTATAAGCTTCCTATTAACGAAGCCTAAACGTAAAAAAGGGGAAAAGCTTATTCAAGAAGCTATGGATAAAAGCAATGACCCAACAGTTAAAAACTTGGGATTCCTTTCGTTGCAATGGGCACAAAAAGATTTAAATGATTTAAAATCACACTTTTTTAATCATGAAAAAGGTGAAGTAAAAAAATAA
- the fliI gene encoding flagellar protein export ATPase FliI translates to MSLDDKFDKLLGSIDELELTTVNGRITEIVGMLIKAIVPNVKIGEVCLVKREGEPLRTEVVGFTREEVLLSPLGEMKGIGPSSEVIPTHMPLHIKVGPNLLGRVLNGLGEPLDVETKGPLEVDEIYPVLQAPPDPVKRKRIESPLSVGVRAIDGVLTTGLGQRVGIFAAAGGGKSTLLGMIARNARADVNVISLIGERGRELRDFIEKDLGPEGLARSVLVVSTSDQASQLRLNAAYVGTAIAEYFRDQGKSVILMMDSVTRFARALREVGLAAGEPPARAGYTPSVFSTLPKLLERAGNSDKGSITAFYTILVAGDDMNEPVADEVRSILDGHLILSADLARQYHYPAIDVLSSASRVIMSIVPKDHLQLVGKLKEVLANYKKNELLIKIGEYKRGADKAGDFAIDYIDKVNRFLKQGVEEKCSFEETYQLLKNLFK, encoded by the coding sequence ATGAGCTTGGATGATAAATTTGATAAACTCTTAGGAAGTATTGATGAGCTAGAATTGACTACCGTCAATGGACGCATCACAGAAATAGTAGGAATGCTTATCAAAGCTATTGTTCCTAACGTAAAAATTGGAGAAGTTTGTCTTGTCAAACGTGAGGGGGAGCCGTTACGCACAGAAGTAGTAGGTTTTACCCGTGAGGAGGTTCTTCTTTCTCCGCTAGGAGAAATGAAAGGAATAGGACCTTCTTCAGAAGTTATCCCCACTCATATGCCTCTCCATATTAAGGTAGGCCCTAATCTCTTAGGGCGTGTCCTGAACGGGCTAGGAGAACCCCTAGATGTAGAAACTAAAGGCCCTTTAGAAGTAGATGAGATTTATCCAGTTCTTCAAGCTCCGCCAGATCCCGTTAAAAGAAAAAGAATTGAATCTCCTTTATCTGTTGGAGTGCGGGCAATAGACGGAGTTTTAACTACCGGCTTAGGACAAAGGGTAGGAATTTTTGCAGCTGCCGGTGGAGGTAAATCTACCTTACTAGGTATGATTGCTCGTAATGCACGTGCGGATGTTAACGTAATCAGCCTCATTGGGGAGAGGGGACGTGAACTACGCGATTTTATCGAAAAAGATTTAGGACCCGAAGGTTTAGCGCGCTCTGTGTTGGTCGTATCCACTTCTGATCAAGCCTCTCAGCTACGACTCAATGCTGCCTATGTAGGAACAGCTATCGCCGAATACTTTAGAGATCAAGGTAAGTCGGTAATTTTAATGATGGACTCTGTGACTCGCTTTGCGCGTGCCTTGCGTGAAGTGGGTTTAGCTGCTGGAGAACCACCTGCCCGTGCCGGTTACACCCCCTCTGTTTTCTCCACGCTGCCTAAGCTATTAGAACGTGCTGGCAACTCAGATAAAGGCTCTATTACCGCCTTCTATACTATTTTGGTAGCAGGTGATGATATGAATGAGCCCGTAGCTGATGAGGTGCGCTCTATTTTAGATGGTCACTTAATTTTATCTGCCGATCTGGCGCGTCAATATCACTATCCTGCCATCGATGTACTTTCTTCTGCCAGCCGGGTGATTATGTCGATTGTTCCTAAAGATCATTTACAATTGGTGGGTAAATTAAAAGAAGTATTAGCTAACTACAAAAAAAATGAGCTCTTAATTAAAATTGGCGAATATAAACGAGGAGCTGATAAAGCAGGCGACTTTGCCATCGATTATATTGATAAAGTTAATAGGTTTTTGAAACAAGGCGTGGAAGAAAAATGCTCTTTTGAAGAGACCTATCAATTGCTAAAAAATCTTTTCAAATGA
- a CDS encoding RtcB family protein — protein MNPKEFQALLDQKIFTSSEKDKAWTLYKKESPQKALAFLKTIEDKFGSIRRSLLLHPLPVPYKVWGENYIEAETIAQMDRAARLPVALAGALMPDAHLGYGLPIGGVLATENSVIPYAVGVDIACRMKLTIYPLPAHVLENPTSVEYKNLYSALLNNTVFGAGAAGIHKGKIDHPILEKSHWELSPLIRSLRQTAIYQIGTSGGGNHFVEWGELKIFETENPFKLAAGTYLALLSHSGSRGVGFKIADYYTKMAMAQLRELDHSVKHLAWLPLDHDLGREYWEAMQLAGQFASANHHVIHQRIAEAVGIAPIATVENHHNFAWREKIHVQGKEKEAIVHRKGSTPSGKGVLGIIPGTMADAGYVVVGKGNLDSLSSASHGSGRQMARTKAKKTISLEQHLNSLLKQGIDLIGGGLDESPQAYKPIEAVMKEQKDLVDVIGKFQPKIVRMAAEGSLSSLSSLPQGIVEGE, from the coding sequence ATGAACCCGAAAGAATTTCAAGCATTACTTGATCAAAAGATATTCACTTCGTCCGAAAAAGATAAAGCATGGACTTTGTACAAGAAAGAAAGCCCACAAAAAGCTCTTGCCTTCTTAAAAACGATTGAAGATAAATTTGGCTCTATAAGAAGAAGTTTGCTGTTACACCCTTTACCGGTTCCTTATAAAGTTTGGGGAGAGAATTATATTGAAGCAGAGACGATAGCCCAGATGGATAGAGCTGCTCGTCTACCTGTAGCGCTAGCAGGGGCCTTGATGCCTGATGCGCATCTAGGGTATGGCCTTCCAATCGGGGGAGTTTTGGCTACAGAAAATTCTGTTATTCCCTATGCCGTAGGGGTCGATATTGCTTGTAGGATGAAGCTGACCATTTACCCTCTCCCGGCACATGTTTTAGAAAATCCTACGAGCGTTGAGTATAAAAACCTTTATTCAGCTCTGCTAAATAATACTGTATTTGGTGCAGGCGCTGCCGGCATCCACAAAGGTAAAATCGACCATCCAATATTAGAAAAATCCCATTGGGAACTTTCCCCATTGATACGTTCTTTAAGGCAAACGGCTATTTACCAAATTGGTACGAGTGGGGGAGGAAATCATTTCGTGGAATGGGGTGAGCTAAAAATTTTTGAGACAGAAAATCCTTTTAAGCTTGCGGCGGGAACTTACCTGGCGTTGCTCTCACACAGTGGTTCAAGAGGAGTGGGTTTTAAAATAGCTGATTATTATACTAAGATGGCCATGGCCCAGCTAAGAGAATTGGACCATTCTGTTAAGCATTTAGCTTGGCTACCTCTTGATCATGATCTAGGTAGAGAGTATTGGGAGGCGATGCAGCTGGCAGGGCAATTTGCTTCTGCCAATCACCATGTTATTCACCAAAGAATAGCAGAGGCAGTAGGAATAGCTCCCATTGCTACGGTGGAGAATCACCATAATTTCGCTTGGCGGGAAAAGATTCATGTGCAGGGAAAGGAAAAAGAGGCTATCGTCCATCGTAAAGGTTCAACACCTAGTGGAAAAGGTGTTTTAGGGATTATTCCAGGAACGATGGCTGATGCCGGCTATGTGGTTGTAGGTAAGGGCAATCTAGATTCATTAAGCTCTGCTTCGCATGGCAGCGGCCGCCAAATGGCGCGCACTAAAGCAAAAAAAACGATTTCCTTAGAACAGCATCTCAATTCTTTATTAAAGCAGGGTATAGATTTAATAGGCGGGGGATTAGACGAATCACCTCAGGCTTATAAACCTATCGAGGCAGTCATGAAAGAGCAGAAAGATTTAGTTGATGTAATAGGAAAATTCCAGCCAAAAATTGTACGCATGGCCGCTGAAGGTAGCTTAAGCTCACTATCTTCATTGCCTCAAGGAATTGTAGAAGGTGAGTAA
- a CDS encoding IS5 family transposase (programmed frameshift), with product MKFDKIEKLDDERFRRLTGVKRGTFDKMVQILQQADAAKKIKGGRKYKLRLEDMLLMTLEYMREYRTYFHISQSYGISESSAYKAVKWIEDTLIKHPDFALPGRKELLKSDTEYEVILIDATETPIERPKKKQKRYYSGKKKKHTLKTQVVVDKKSKKVICTSFGNGKKHDFRLFKESQVKINPQIRVLTDSGYQGLTKLHAQTQMPKKKSKKKPLTQEDKRTNQSLSRERVANENVIGLLKRFKIIADRYRNRRKRFALRFNLIAAIYNWELNT from the exons ATGAAATTTGATAAGATAGAGAAATTAGATGATGAACGATTTCGCAGATTGACAGGGGTAAAGCGTGGTACCTTTGATAAGATGGTGCAAATTTTACAGCAAGCCGATGCGGCCAAGAAGATTAAAGGCGGGCGTAAATATAAACTACGTTTAGAAGACATGCTGCTAATGACCTTGGAATATATGCGAGAATATAGGACCTATTTCCATATTAGTCAAAGCTATGGAATCAGTGAAAGCTCAGCTTATAAAGCGGTGAAATGGATTGAAGATACGTTAATCAAGCATCCAGATTTTGCTTTACCGGGACGTAAAGAGCTTTTGAAAAGCGATACGGAATATGAGGTTATTTTAATTGATGCTACAGAAACGCCTATTGAGCGCCCTA AAAAAAAACAAAAGCGCTATTATTCAGGGAAAAAGAAAAAACATACCCTAAAGACCCAAGTTGTAGTCGATAAGAAGAGTAAAAAAGTAATTTGTACCTCATTTGGCAACGGCAAAAAGCATGATTTTAGGCTATTCAAAGAATCACAGGTTAAAATCAATCCACAAATAAGAGTGTTAACCGATTCAGGATATCAAGGATTAACAAAGCTGCATGCCCAAACCCAGATGCCCAAGAAAAAAAGTAAGAAGAAGCCTTTAACTCAAGAGGATAAAAGAACAAACCAAAGTTTATCCAGAGAAAGAGTTGCCAATGAAAACGTGATTGGCCTCCTTAAGCGATTTAAAATTATAGCCGATCGCTATAGAAATAGACGTAAAAGATTTGCACTTCGCTTCAACTTGATTGCAGCAATCTATAACTGGGAATTAAATACGTGA